The following are encoded together in the Triticum dicoccoides isolate Atlit2015 ecotype Zavitan chromosome 6B, WEW_v2.0, whole genome shotgun sequence genome:
- the LOC119325356 gene encoding uncharacterized protein LOC119325356, producing MATSTMGAAAADLEARQLRILRRVEDLELAAQQHRLGALSLSDPEAEVEAGDTEERLSALLAARGVHDFAFRRVPADYYDRPLEERRDLLAADSVAQLCKSIVMVNTKAAADVVDCSNPKNSKYYVVIVQYMARLNAENIKNFLYTLNESQIPKKRFNMRLAPEEESLMLTGFVHNGVTCIGMKTDIPVIIDEAITKLDEDFFWLGGGEVDLKLGMRTSEFLNAFNPFVVKCS from the exons ATGGCAACATCGACCATGGGCGCCGCCGCGGCCGATCTCGAGGCGCGTCAGCTCCGCATCCTAcgtcgcgtcgaagaccttgagctCGCTGCCCAGCAGCACCGTCtcggggccctctctctctccgacCCCGAAGCGGAGGTGGAGGCGGGGGACACCGAGGAGCGGCTCTCGGCCCTCCTGGCTGCGCGCGGCGTGCACGACTTCGCCTTCCGGCGTGTTCCAGCTGACTACTACGACCGCCCTCTCGAGGAGCGCCGCGACCTCCTCGCCGCCGATTCAGTCGCCCAGCTTTGCAAGAGCATAGTGATG GTGAATACCAAAGCTGCTGCAGATGTAGTTGACTGCAGTAACCCAAAGAATTCTAAATATTATGTTGTTATTGTTCAG TATATGGCACGGCTTAATGCTGAAAACATCAAGAACTTCCTGTATACCCTAAACGAGAGTCAGATACCCAAAAAGAGATTTAACA TGAGGCTCGCACCAGAAGAGGAGTCACTCATGCTTACTGGGTTTGTGCACAATGGTGTGACATGCATTGGAATGAAAACAGACATACCG GTTATCATAGATGAAGCCATCACCAAGTTGGATGAGGATTTCTTCTGGCTAGGTGGTGGAGAAGTTGACCTCAAGCTCGGGATGCGGACCTCAGAGTTCCTAAATGCTTTCAACCCATTTGTGGTGAAGTGTAGTTAA
- the LOC119321214 gene encoding uncharacterized protein LOC119321214, with product MFSLSSPPLALERKLKLSTTYTILLVFFLFTLHITSCEARRLLVNGKHLSSSKSSSSSQDAAEVADAQKKTRSSLMVHDAGKKARAAGSSIDQPTGAGATLINRSGGIRNTTHAARVSQQLPHRKHMDDQGIHLDYAQPRTRTPYHN from the exons ATGTTTAGCCTAAGCTCCCCTCCCCTAGCTCTCGAGAGGAAGCTAAAGCTCTCCACCACCTACACTATTCTCCTAGTGTTCTTCCTCTTCACTCTCCACATCACCTCATGCGAAGCTCGTCGTCTCCTCGTCAATGGCAAGCACTTAAGCAGCAGCAAGTCTTCCTCGTCATCTCAG GATGCGGCAGAGGTTGCTGATGCCCAGAAGAAAACGAGAAGCTCGTTGATGGTTCATGATGCGGGGAAGAAGGCTCGAGCTGCCGGAAGCAGCATCGATCAGCCGACGGGCGCGGGAGCAACATTGATCAATCGATCAGGTGGAATACGAAACACCACGCATGCCGCTAGGGTTTCGCAGCAGCTTCCTCATCGCAAGCACATGGATGATCAGGGAATTCACCTGGATTATGCTCAGCCTAGAACCCGCACTCCGTATCACAACTGA